Proteins encoded together in one Hylaeus volcanicus isolate JK05 chromosome 3, UHH_iyHylVolc1.0_haploid, whole genome shotgun sequence window:
- the LOC128873406 gene encoding uncharacterized protein LOC128873406 isoform X1 codes for MQVRFSGEIIVLEGRGRKRIRRSGPSSTTRSIPIRFFISTVLIEWPENDLLASCARSMLDCKVSVGQYRIRRLWRLARVRDRSMFLGIKLFSQYVIGSLCNRVSGGGSSYGGGHGVELGHLSGGIHDSLSNYGSYGYGGGGIDHGLHGGHVQHHYAAAVPVSEHVEITKPVPIPVIKNIGVPVAQPVAIPVPHPVAVGVPQPYPVHVPVAKPVLIPVVKTIAVPVEKKVPFPVEKVIPVPVEKPVPITVEKHIPVPVEKPYPIHIPVYKHVFHRVKSHGHGWH; via the exons ATGCAGGTCCGGTTTTCAGGAGAGATCATCGTCTTGGAAGGGAGAGGGAGAAAGCGTATAAGAAGGAGCGGTCCATCGTCAACGACCCGCAGTATCCCCATCCGTTTCTTCATCTCCACTGTCCTCATCGAGTGGCCAGAAAATGACCTTTTGGCCTCAT GTGCTCGTAGTATGCTTGACTGCAAAGTCAGCGTTGGCCAGTATCGAATCAGGCGATTATGGAGGCTGGCAAGGGTAAGGGATCGCTCGATGTTCCTAgggattaaattattttcccaaTATGTAATTGGTTCCTTGTGTAACAGGGTGTCCGGGGGTGGTAGTAGCTACGGAGGAGGACACGGCGTGGAATTGGGACATTTGTCGGGAGGTATTCACGATAGCTTGTCTAATTATGGCTCCTACGGCTACGGAGGTGGAGGAATCGATCACGGATTACACGGAGGACACGTCCAACACCATTACGCAGCTGCTGTACCAGTCAGCGAGCACGTCGAAATCACTAAGCCTGTCCCGATACCTGtaatcaaaaatattg GAGTACCTGTCGCCCAACCTGTGGCGATACCAGTGCCACATCCGGTGGCTGTAGGCGTACCACAGCCTTATCCAGTTCACGTGCCCGTGGCAAAGCCAGTGCTGATCCCTGTAGTAAAGACCATTGCGGTTCCAGTCGAGAAGAAGGTTCCGTTTCCCGTGGAGAAGGTGATCCCAGTACCAGTGGAGAAGCCCGTGCCCATTACGGTGGAGAAGCACATACCTGTGCCCGTGGAGAAGCCCTACCCCATCCACATACCTGTTTACAAGCACGTGTTCCACCGAGTAAAGTCTCACGGGCACGGATGGCATTAA
- the LOC128873406 gene encoding zinc finger protein 512B-like isoform X2 produces MTFWPHVLVVCLTAKSALASIESGDYGGWQGVSGGGSSYGGGHGVELGHLSGGIHDSLSNYGSYGYGGGGIDHGLHGGHVQHHYAAAVPVSEHVEITKPVPIPVIKNIGVPVAQPVAIPVPHPVAVGVPQPYPVHVPVAKPVLIPVVKTIAVPVEKKVPFPVEKVIPVPVEKPVPITVEKHIPVPVEKPYPIHIPVYKHVFHRVKSHGHGWH; encoded by the exons ATGACCTTTTGGCCTCAT GTGCTCGTAGTATGCTTGACTGCAAAGTCAGCGTTGGCCAGTATCGAATCAGGCGATTATGGAGGCTGGCAAGG GGTGTCCGGGGGTGGTAGTAGCTACGGAGGAGGACACGGCGTGGAATTGGGACATTTGTCGGGAGGTATTCACGATAGCTTGTCTAATTATGGCTCCTACGGCTACGGAGGTGGAGGAATCGATCACGGATTACACGGAGGACACGTCCAACACCATTACGCAGCTGCTGTACCAGTCAGCGAGCACGTCGAAATCACTAAGCCTGTCCCGATACCTGtaatcaaaaatattg GAGTACCTGTCGCCCAACCTGTGGCGATACCAGTGCCACATCCGGTGGCTGTAGGCGTACCACAGCCTTATCCAGTTCACGTGCCCGTGGCAAAGCCAGTGCTGATCCCTGTAGTAAAGACCATTGCGGTTCCAGTCGAGAAGAAGGTTCCGTTTCCCGTGGAGAAGGTGATCCCAGTACCAGTGGAGAAGCCCGTGCCCATTACGGTGGAGAAGCACATACCTGTGCCCGTGGAGAAGCCCTACCCCATCCACATACCTGTTTACAAGCACGTGTTCCACCGAGTAAAGTCTCACGGGCACGGATGGCATTAA
- the LOC128873405 gene encoding uncharacterized protein LOC128873405, whose amino-acid sequence MRPNMNRIALLSLVSLAAAAPVIVNQDQNYNHPQLYGGFYPIERSDQDHGSSGGGSYGGGDYGGSYGGGGSYSSNDYGGGDSYSSGASYGGGYGGDLGGQGGYEASSGGHGGFEASSGGYGGYEASSGGGFDASSGGHGGFEGSSGHLGSGDYSSLGGGYEGGGDGGVSLDGGHHSVQSVPVSEHVEVTKPVPVKVVKHIGVPVPQYYKIAVPHPIPVGIPQQYPVAQPVSRPVPVQIVKTVVVPVEKKVPFPVEKHIPVPVEKPIPITIEKHVPVPVIKPYPIKIPVYKTIYHHAKKH is encoded by the exons ATGCGCCCAAACATGAACAGAATC GCGCTGCTTTCTCTGGTGTCCTTGGCCGCGGCCGCGCCGGTGATCGTGAACCAGGATCAGAACTACAACCACCCTCAGCTGTACGGAGGTTTCTATCCGATAGAAAGGTCCGATCAGGATCATGGCTCGTCAGGGGGTGGAAGTTACGGAGGTGGCGATTACGGTGGCAGCTATGGCGGTGGTGGAAGCTATAGCAGCAACGACTATGGTGGCGGAGATAGTTACAGCAGTGGTGCTAGCTACGGAGGCGGTTACGGAGGCGACTTGGGAGGTCAAGGTGGATACGAAGCGTCTTCGGGAGGTCACGGCGGTTTCGAGGCATCTTCGGGAGGTTACGGTGGCTACGAAGCATCTTCTGGAGGTGGCTTCGATGCATCCTCTGGAGGACACGGTGGCTTCGAAGGATCCTCTGGACACTTAGGGTCTGGTGATTACTCCTCCCTCGGCGGTGGATACGAAGGTGGTGGCGATGGTGGCGTTTCTCTGGACGGAGGACATCACAGTGTCCAGAGTGTCCCTGTATCCGAGCACGTCGAGGTTACAAAGCCTGTGCCCGTCAAAGTCGTCAAGCATATCG GGGTACCAGTTCCTCAGTACTACAAAATAGCTGTGCCTCACCCGATACCAGTGGGTATCCCTCAGCAGTATCCCGTGGCTCAACCAGTGTCGAGGCCAGTGCCTGTGCAAATCGTGAAGACTGTGGTGGTGCCTGTCGAAAAGAAGGTACCGTTCCCCGTGGAGAAGCACATCCCCGTGCCCGTGGAGAAGCCAATCCCCATCACGATCGAGAAGCACGTGCCAGTGCCTGTCATCAAACCGTATCCGATCAAGATCCCCGTCTACAAAACGATATACCATCACGCGAAGAAGCATTAG
- the LOC128873494 gene encoding uncharacterized protein LOC128873494, with protein sequence MRILRCLCRFSVMLKFLDVFVFKILILMTVVGSCWTSELGGHGLTLGEIDTGHDGHDIGLGEIGWDSHDLGGYGGGGHFIPVIKTIGVPVAKHVPFVVRTLQVEKVPQSYPVPVFVSKPVPYPVEKQVFTKVEKKVPTPVEKIIPVKIVKPVPFTIVKHVPFHVVKPIPIKIPIYKTIIHRHKGH encoded by the exons ATGCGGATCCTAAGATGTCTGTGTCGTTTTTCTGTAATGCTGAAGTTCCTcgatgtttttgtttttaagatTCTAATACTGATGACGGTCGTTGGGTCATGCTGGACTAGCGAGCTGGGCGGTCATGGACTGACATTGGGGGAAATCGATACAGGTCACGATGGGCACGACATTGGTTTGGGTGAAATAG GATGGGACTCGCATGACCTGGGAGGTTATGGTGGAGGCGGCCATTTTATACCcgttattaaaacaattg GGGTACCAGTGGCGAAGCACGTCCCATTTGTCGTCCGTACTCTCCAAGTCGAAAAAGTTCCGCAAAGCTACCCAGTTCCAGTTTTTGTATCGAAACCAGTTCCTTATCCG GTGGAGAAGCAAGTGTTCACGAAAGTGGAGAAGAAGGTGCCCACACCAGTAGAGAAGATCATTCCTGTGAAGATCGTGAAGCCAGTTCCGTTTACTATAGTGAAACACGTTCCTTTTCACGTGGTGAAGCCAATTCCCATCAAAATTCCAATTTACAAAACGATCATTCACCGTCACAAGGGACATTGA